Part of the Microbulbifer salipaludis genome is shown below.
CCCAGGCCGTACCAGCGATTGTCGCGCTCGCTCAGCTTGAACGGGTCCGATTGCCAGCGGTTGTCGTCGTAGGGCACTGTGTCGGTATGCCCGGCCAGCACCAGGCCGCCATCGCCACTGCCGAGGGTGGCGATCAGGTTGGCTTTGTGGGGCTGGTCTTCCATGGGCATGATCTGTACGGAAAAACCAAGCGTCTCAAGCCATGCGGCCAGCAGGTCGATTACGCCGCGGTTGCCCATGTCCAGCTTGGGATTGGTGGCGCTGACACTGGGGCTGGCCACCAGTTGTTGCAGCTGGCTCTGCAGGTCGGGCAGCGTGCGGGTGCTCATAGCTTCTTTCCTTGCATGGGAACGCGATGTCTATGGGTGTTTGTTGCGCCACTCGCTGAGAGCGACGGCGGCGACGATCAAGAGTCCGCCGGCGATCAGTCGCGGCAGGTCAGCATCGCGGTTCCAGATCAGCAGATTGACGATCAGCCCCGCGGGAATCAACACATTGTTCATGGCCGCCAGCGTTGCTGGGGAGACCTGGGTGGCGCCCTTGTTCCACAGAAAGTAGCCGATACCGGACGCCACTGCGCCGAGCCAGAGTAGCACGCTCCATTGCACCACACCGGTGGGGTACTGCGGCTTGCCTAGTAGTAGCCAGGCAATGGCGGCCACAATGCTGGCGCCGATAAAAAACCAGCCGAATGTCTGCCGCGGTGGCAGCGATTTGCCACGCACTGCGCTGGATTGCATAAACTGCCTGTAGGCTACCTGGCCGCTGGCAAAGCACAGGTTGGCGCCTTGCACCACAAAAAAGCCGAGCCAGTAATCATCGCTGAGGCTGTCCCAACGAATAATGGCGGCACCAGCCACGGCGATCGCGGCCACCAGCAGGTTCCACAGGCTATTGCGCAGCGAGAGCCGGCGCGCCAGCAGGTTGTAGATCAGTGCAATATATACCGGTGTGAAAATAGTAAACAGCAGTACTTCCGGCACGCTCAGCAGCAGGAACGACTGGTAGTAAAACAGGTACATCAGGCCCAGCTGAATGGCGCCAATGGCCATCAGGGTAATGGCAGTGCGTGGTGGCGTGCGCCAGTTGAGAAAGGGTAGAAAGACCAGGGTTGCCAGTAGCACGCGGGTGAGTACGGAAAAATAGCTGTCGACCTGGCCGGCCAGGTAGACCCCGATCAGGCTGAAGGAAAAGGCCCACAGTAAGGTGACAATGATCAGAAGTAGCATGAACAGGTGTTTCCATTGAATTCGCTGGTGGATTACAAAGCGTTAAGCGCGTTAGCGCAATTGGTAGAACGTCTGCAAAAGGTGCGGGCGTTCAGTTTTACTGCCAGCAACGGACCCGGCTCAAAAACCAACTGGCGTGGTCACGGGCGTGGGGATGTGACGGTTACCAGCTGCGGAGCCCATACCCTGTTTGCCGAGCGGGCAGAATTTTCCGATGCGGACGGCCATAAAATTGACCTGCAGAATACCTATCGCTGGACCCGTTGCCCCGCGTTCGTTCGCCTCGAGCACCTGCGGCGTGCGCAGCCGGTGCTCCTGTTCAACCTGGCACCGGTGACCGAGCACGGGTTTCGCCACCAGGCACCGCACTTGTGTGGTGAGGATACCTACACCGCCGACCTGATTCTGCACGCGGATGAGATCGAATTGATCTGGCAGATTCACGGGCCGCGCAAAAACGAACGTTTGCATTATCACTACTGGTAGCCCCTGTTTTTACCGTGAAAACAGGATACCCTCGTGCCCATTCTGACCCATTTTCTTCTGACCCATTTTCTCCTGACCGATAGTCTCGTGATGGATACCCGTGGAGAACGTGACATGCCCACCAAGCGCCAACTTCTGAAAACCGCCGCGCTGCTGGCGATGACGCCGGCAGTGCCCCTGCGCGCCGCCACCAACGCCGCGCCCGCGGACAAAAAGCCCGGATCCCTGCTCGACGGCGTGCAGCCAATTCAAGTGTCCGAGCGGCAGGCGCGGGTCGAGAAGGCGCAAGCACTGATGGGCAAGGTCGGTATCGATGCCATGGTACTGGAGCCTGGTGCCGCCATGCTGTACTTCACCGGGATTCGCTGGTGGCGCTCGGAGCGTCTGACCTGTGTAGTGATTCCCCGGCGCGGCGATATTGCCGTGGTAACGCCATTCTTTGAAGAGCCCTCGGTGCGCGAGTCCATGACCTTTGGCGAGGATGTCCGCACCTGGCACGAACACGAGAGCCCGTTTGCGCGGGTGGCTTCGGTGCTCAAGGACCGCGGCATCAAGAGCGGCACCCTTGGCCTCGAGGCCTCGGTACGCTGGTTTGTGGCCGATGGCCTGCGGGACGCCCTGTCCGGGTTCAAGCTGGTGAGTGCCGACCCGGTTACCCGCGGCTGCCGTATGGTCAAGAGCCCGGCGGAGCTGGCGCTGATGAAAAAGGCCAACGAAATCACCCTGGCCGCCTATGGCATGGTGTGGAAGCAGTTGCGCCCGGGGATGACACCGGCCGACGTCAACCAGCTGATGCGCGAGGCGCAGACCAGCCTGGGTGGGCAGGGTGTGTGGACCATGGCCCTGTTTGGCGAGGGCAGCGCCTATCCCCACGGCACCGATCAGCCGCAGCAGATTCGCGAAGGCCAGATTGTGCTGATGGACTGCGGCTGCAGTGTCGAAGGCTACCAGTCGGATATTTCCCGCACCTTCGTGTACGGGGAGCCCAGTAAAAAACAGCAAAAAATCTGGCAGCTGGTGCGCGAGGGGCAGAATGTGGCCTTTGAGGCCGCCAAACTCGGTGCGCCGGCGGGCAGTGTCGACGACGCGGTGCGCGCGTTTTATCTGAAAAATGGCTTCGGGCCGGACTACCGCCTGCCCGGACTGTCCCATCGCACCGGCCACGGAATCGGTATGGAAGGACACGAGCCGGTGAATTTTGTGCGCGGCGAAAAAACCGAGTTGGCACCGGGCATGTGTTTTTCCAATGAGCCGGGCATTTATCTGCCGGGGGAATTCGGTGTGCGTCTGGAAGACTGCCTGTACATGACGGAGAAGGGGCCTGCCTGGTTTACCCTGCCGCCAGACAGCCTCGCCAGCCCACTGGGGCGCCTGGGTTGAGCCCAGGCAAATTCCCGCTAAAGGGTGATCTGCCCGCGCAGATAGGTAATGGCGCGTCCGCGCATGATCACCCGCTCCCCGTTCAGTTCGCAATCCAGCTCGCCACCGCGGGCTGAAATCTGTCTCGCCTTGAGAGCGGGCTTATCCAGCTTTGCCGCCCAGAAAGGCGTCATGTACGTGTGGGCCGAGCCGGTCACCGGGTCTTCATCAATGCCGATGGCCGGGGCGAAGAAGCGGCTGACGAAGTCGCAGTCAAATCCATCACCGGGCGCGGTGCAGATCACCCCCTTGTAGGGAAGCCTGGCCACCGCGCGCATATCGGGCTCGAGATTGGCAACGATGTCCGCGGAGGCAAACTCCACCAGCAGCTGATCGTTGGAACCGGCAACTTCCATGGCTGACAGCGGCGCGACACCGAGGGCGTCGGTATATTCCTCGCCGAGACTGATCGGTTGGATGTTTTGTACGGGGAAGTCCAAAGCCAGCCGCTCCCCTTCACCCTCTCTTTCCCGACGCACGATCAGCTTGCCGCTGCGGGTGAAGAAGTGTATTTCATCGTCAATAAACCCCAGCTCCGACCACAGCAGATGCGCAGTGGCCAGGGTGGCGTGACCGCACAAGGGGACCTCTTCGCCGGGGGTAAACCAGCGCAGTTCGAAGCCGTGGCCGGCAGGCACGGTGAACGCGGTTTCCGCGAGGTTGTTCTCGGCGGCGATCTGTTGCAGTTGTTGGTCGTCGAGCCAGCGGGTCAGTGGTACATAGGCGGCGGGGTTGCCGCGAAAGAGTGCCGAGGTAAAGGCGTCGGCCTGGTAGATGGGCAGTTGCATGGAGGAGTCCTTCTCACATTACCAGCATAAAAAAAGGGAGCGCCCGGAGGCACTCCCTTTTGTATCAGGCGCGGTGGGTCATTGTCATTACCCGGCGCTGTGTTACCAGCCCCTCTTTACCAACTAAAGACGCCCTTGAAGAAGAAGAAGAACAGAATCGCCAGGCCGGCGCCCGCGGGCAGGGTCACGATCCAGGAGGCGGCGATGGTGGTGATCATGCGCAGGTTAAGCGCACCGATACCGCGTGCCAGGCCGACCCCCAGTACCGCACCCACCAGGGTGTGCGTGGTGGAAATGGGCAGGCCGGTGCCGGAGGCGAGGACCACCGTGGCAGCCGCACCCAG
Proteins encoded:
- a CDS encoding DUF6314 family protein, giving the protein MFPLNSLVDYKALSALAQLVERLQKVRAFSFTASNGPGSKTNWRGHGRGDVTVTSCGAHTLFAERAEFSDADGHKIDLQNTYRWTRCPAFVRLEHLRRAQPVLLFNLAPVTEHGFRHQAPHLCGEDTYTADLILHADEIELIWQIHGPRKNERLHYHYW
- a CDS encoding PhzF family phenazine biosynthesis protein, which translates into the protein MQLPIYQADAFTSALFRGNPAAYVPLTRWLDDQQLQQIAAENNLAETAFTVPAGHGFELRWFTPGEEVPLCGHATLATAHLLWSELGFIDDEIHFFTRSGKLIVRREREGEGERLALDFPVQNIQPISLGEEYTDALGVAPLSAMEVAGSNDQLLVEFASADIVANLEPDMRAVARLPYKGVICTAPGDGFDCDFVSRFFAPAIGIDEDPVTGSAHTYMTPFWAAKLDKPALKARQISARGGELDCELNGERVIMRGRAITYLRGQITL
- a CDS encoding DMT family transporter — its product is MLLLIIVTLLWAFSFSLIGVYLAGQVDSYFSVLTRVLLATLVFLPFLNWRTPPRTAITLMAIGAIQLGLMYLFYYQSFLLLSVPEVLLFTIFTPVYIALIYNLLARRLSLRNSLWNLLVAAIAVAGAAIIRWDSLSDDYWLGFFVVQGANLCFASGQVAYRQFMQSSAVRGKSLPPRQTFGWFFIGASIVAAIAWLLLGKPQYPTGVVQWSVLLWLGAVASGIGYFLWNKGATQVSPATLAAMNNVLIPAGLIVNLLIWNRDADLPRLIAGGLLIVAAVALSEWRNKHP
- a CDS encoding Xaa-Pro peptidase family protein, with the translated sequence MPILTHFLLTHFLLTDSLVMDTRGERDMPTKRQLLKTAALLAMTPAVPLRAATNAAPADKKPGSLLDGVQPIQVSERQARVEKAQALMGKVGIDAMVLEPGAAMLYFTGIRWWRSERLTCVVIPRRGDIAVVTPFFEEPSVRESMTFGEDVRTWHEHESPFARVASVLKDRGIKSGTLGLEASVRWFVADGLRDALSGFKLVSADPVTRGCRMVKSPAELALMKKANEITLAAYGMVWKQLRPGMTPADVNQLMREAQTSLGGQGVWTMALFGEGSAYPHGTDQPQQIREGQIVLMDCGCSVEGYQSDISRTFVYGEPSKKQQKIWQLVREGQNVAFEAAKLGAPAGSVDDAVRAFYLKNGFGPDYRLPGLSHRTGHGIGMEGHEPVNFVRGEKTELAPGMCFSNEPGIYLPGEFGVRLEDCLYMTEKGPAWFTLPPDSLASPLGRLG